The following coding sequences lie in one Candidatus Effluviviaceae Genus I sp. genomic window:
- a CDS encoding dCMP deaminase family protein, giving the protein MTQRPSWDEYFMSIARLVAGRATCLRRKVGAVIVKDRRILATGYNGAPAGLPHCSETGCVRERLRVPSGERHELCRGIHAEQNGIIQSANHGTVIAGSTIYTTHHPCSVCAKMIINAGIVRVVTDDGYPDELAADMLAQAAIEVVTLDDAVRAPRP; this is encoded by the coding sequence GTGACGCAGCGCCCCTCGTGGGACGAGTACTTCATGAGCATCGCCCGCCTCGTCGCGGGGCGGGCGACCTGCCTTCGGCGGAAGGTCGGCGCGGTCATCGTGAAGGACCGGCGGATCCTCGCGACCGGGTACAACGGAGCGCCCGCGGGACTGCCTCACTGCTCCGAGACCGGATGCGTGCGCGAGCGTCTCAGGGTCCCGTCGGGCGAGAGGCACGAACTGTGCCGCGGGATCCACGCGGAGCAGAACGGCATCATCCAGTCCGCGAACCACGGGACGGTCATCGCCGGTTCGACGATCTACACGACGCATCACCCCTGCTCGGTCTGCGCGAAGATGATCATCAACGCCGGCATCGTCCGCGTCGTGACCGACGACGGCTATCCCGACGAGCTCGCGGCCGACATGCTGGCGCAGGCCGCGATCGAGGTCGTCACCCTCGACGACGCCGTGAGGGCGCCGCGGCCGTGA
- a CDS encoding serine hydroxymethyltransferase, whose amino-acid sequence MAGLREVDPEVFEAIEGEVRRQTDRLELIASENFTSEAVREAVGSVMTNKYAEGYPFFRKKDGSLSWERNGRYYGGCEFVDRAERLAIERAKALFGAEHANVQPHSGSQANMAVYFALLKPGDRYFGLELSHGGHLTHGHPISFSGMFFDVVHYGVDQKTEVIDYAALRTLALEKRPKLIMAGASAYPRTLDFAAFREIADAVGARLVVDMAHIAGLVAAGMHPSPVPHSDAVTTTTHKTLRGPRAGMILCREAVAADIDKMVFPGIQGGPLMHVIAGKAVCLKEASQPAFREYQRKIVENAKLMAEAFKRHGFRLVSGGTDTHLMLVDLRQKNVTGKAAELGLEKAGITVNKNTIPFDPEKPFIASGIRVGTPALTTRGMGAAEIERIVGLIDRALSDIENEQNLQSVRKEVEELCAAFPLVKGEKRPS is encoded by the coding sequence ATGGCAGGACTGAGAGAGGTCGACCCCGAGGTCTTCGAGGCGATCGAGGGAGAGGTGCGCAGGCAGACCGACAGGCTTGAGCTCATTGCGTCGGAGAACTTCACGAGCGAGGCGGTCCGGGAGGCGGTCGGGTCGGTCATGACGAACAAGTACGCCGAGGGCTACCCGTTCTTCCGCAAGAAGGACGGGAGCCTGAGCTGGGAGCGGAACGGGCGCTACTACGGGGGCTGCGAGTTCGTCGACAGGGCCGAGAGGCTGGCCATCGAGCGCGCCAAGGCCCTCTTCGGGGCGGAGCACGCCAACGTGCAGCCGCACTCCGGCAGCCAGGCCAACATGGCCGTCTACTTCGCGCTCCTCAAGCCCGGCGACCGGTACTTCGGTCTCGAGCTGTCGCACGGCGGACACCTGACGCACGGACACCCGATCAGCTTCTCGGGGATGTTCTTCGACGTGGTCCACTACGGCGTCGATCAGAAGACCGAGGTCATCGACTACGCCGCTCTCAGGACGCTCGCGCTTGAGAAGCGCCCGAAGCTCATCATGGCCGGCGCGAGTGCGTACCCGCGCACGCTCGACTTCGCGGCGTTCCGCGAGATCGCGGATGCGGTGGGGGCGAGGCTCGTCGTGGACATGGCGCACATCGCCGGGCTCGTCGCGGCGGGGATGCACCCCAGTCCGGTGCCGCACTCCGACGCGGTGACGACCACCACGCACAAGACGCTCCGTGGGCCCCGGGCGGGCATGATCCTCTGTCGGGAGGCCGTCGCGGCCGACATCGACAAGATGGTCTTCCCGGGCATTCAGGGCGGGCCGCTCATGCACGTCATCGCGGGCAAGGCCGTGTGCCTCAAGGAAGCGTCGCAGCCGGCGTTCCGCGAGTACCAGAGGAAGATCGTCGAGAACGCGAAGCTCATGGCCGAGGCGTTCAAGCGTCACGGGTTCCGTCTCGTGTCCGGCGGGACCGACACGCATCTCATGCTCGTCGACCTCCGTCAGAAGAACGTGACGGGGAAGGCGGCGGAGCTCGGTCTCGAGAAGGCGGGGATCACGGTGAACAAGAACACGATCCCCTTCGATCCGGAGAAGCCGTTCATCGCAAGCGGCATCCGCGTCGGCACGCCCGCGCTCACGACGCGCGGGATGGGCGCGGCCGAGATCGAGCGCATCGTCGGGCTCATCGACCGGGCGCTGTCGGACATCGAGAACGAGCAGAATCTGCAGTCTGTCAGGAAAGAGGTCGAGGAGCTGTGCGCCGCCTTCCCGCTCGTGAAGGGCGAGAAGAGGCCTAGCTAG
- the rpiB gene encoding ribose 5-phosphate isomerase B, with amino-acid sequence MKIALASDHAGYALKEAVKRHLEGRADEATDFGASCEEPCDYPDFGEAAARAVAAGEAERGVLVCGSGQGMCMVANKVAGVRAALAWNAEIARLSRLHNDANVLCLPARFVSERDALAIVDEWLATAFEGGRHARRVEKLMRTEEVERWQD; translated from the coding sequence ATGAAGATCGCTCTCGCGTCGGACCACGCGGGCTACGCCCTCAAGGAAGCCGTGAAGCGGCATCTCGAGGGGCGCGCCGACGAGGCCACCGACTTCGGCGCGTCCTGCGAAGAACCGTGCGACTACCCGGACTTCGGAGAGGCGGCGGCCCGGGCGGTCGCGGCGGGCGAGGCCGAGCGCGGCGTGCTGGTCTGCGGGTCGGGTCAGGGGATGTGCATGGTGGCGAACAAGGTCGCCGGTGTGCGGGCAGCCCTGGCGTGGAACGCCGAGATCGCGCGGCTGTCCCGCCTGCACAACGACGCCAACGTGCTGTGTCTGCCGGCGAGGTTCGTGAGCGAGCGCGACGCGCTCGCGATCGTGGACGAGTGGCTTGCGACGGCGTTCGAGGGCGGGCGGCACGCCCGGCGCGTCGAGAAGCTGATGAGAACTGAGGAGGTGGAGCGATGGCAGGACTGA
- a CDS encoding low molecular weight protein arginine phosphatase: MSLHVLMVCTGNTCRSPMAEGILRALLAGGQGEACGLTVSSAGTAGIEGARATDLAQDVARAHGADISGHRSSGLDRGAIRDAGLILAMTGEHEEEIVALAPDARARTFLLSEFAGAGRRDVPDPVGGGRTAYEAVHRMLSEHLKAALPRIVALAEEKEP; encoded by the coding sequence ATGTCGCTTCACGTCCTCATGGTCTGCACGGGCAACACGTGCCGCAGTCCCATGGCCGAGGGCATCCTGAGAGCGCTCCTCGCCGGCGGGCAAGGCGAGGCCTGCGGGCTCACGGTGAGCTCGGCGGGCACGGCGGGCATCGAGGGGGCGCGGGCGACGGACCTCGCGCAGGACGTTGCGCGAGCGCACGGCGCGGACATCTCCGGCCATCGGTCGAGCGGGCTCGACCGGGGCGCGATCAGGGACGCCGGCCTCATCCTCGCCATGACGGGCGAGCACGAAGAGGAGATCGTCGCCCTCGCACCGGACGCGCGGGCGCGCACGTTCCTCCTGTCGGAGTTCGCCGGCGCGGGGCGGCGGGATGTGCCGGATCCGGTCGGCGGAGGGCGGACGGCGTACGAGGCGGTGCACCGGATGCTGTCCGAGCACCTCAAAGCGGCGCTCCCCAGGATCGTCGCGCTGGCCGAGGAGAAGGAGCCATGA